Proteins from a genomic interval of Mycobacterium conspicuum:
- a CDS encoding DUF4247 domain-containing protein, producing MSRNRLFLIAGALALTATASLILGIVLLNKNITSYIAGHYQEYGRDANGTRYACTGPADDVADALADYQTPAARADDDKTEYLRYSNDIVIVGPDGTRPCSIRVESLSAGYSHGAFLFLGPGFTPGSPAGGAGGRPGGPGGVK from the coding sequence ATGAGCCGCAACCGCCTGTTTTTGATCGCCGGCGCGTTGGCGCTGACGGCCACCGCGTCGTTGATTCTCGGAATTGTGTTGCTGAACAAGAACATCACGTCGTATATCGCCGGCCACTACCAGGAATACGGCCGCGACGCGAACGGCACGCGCTACGCGTGCACCGGCCCGGCCGACGACGTCGCCGACGCGCTCGCCGACTACCAGACCCCCGCCGCGCGCGCCGACGACGACAAAACCGAATACTTGCGCTACAGCAACGACATCGTGATCGTCGGCCCCGACGGCACCCGCCCCTGCAGCATCCGCGTCGAGAGCCTGAGCGCGGGCTACAGCCACGGCGCCTTCCTCTTCCTCGGCCCGGGGTTCACCCCCGGCTCCCCGGCGGGCGGCGCCGGCGGGCGGCCGGGCGGCCCCGGCGGAG
- a CDS encoding DUF2617 family protein — MPLHQLAVSPADVDGKRLKLALNAPAPPTLASCRLEHPDGGVLVLGVLGASHVVVVEGVFSEQVSCTARSDGGDLPGRADAGGYHLESRTETHDETAFRRLARRLRDGCATNPGWLGGVFPGDDAALTALAAEPDGPGWRWETWHLYPGYPRPGSGGTVVHTTSRWHP, encoded by the coding sequence ATGCCGCTTCATCAACTCGCCGTATCGCCGGCCGACGTGGACGGCAAACGGCTCAAGCTCGCCCTCAACGCGCCCGCGCCGCCGACGCTGGCAAGCTGCCGGCTGGAGCACCCCGACGGCGGGGTACTCGTGCTCGGGGTCCTGGGCGCCTCCCATGTCGTCGTCGTGGAAGGTGTTTTCTCCGAACAGGTTTCGTGCACCGCCCGCAGCGACGGCGGCGATCTACCCGGACGCGCCGACGCGGGCGGCTACCACCTGGAATCCCGCACCGAGACGCACGACGAGACCGCGTTCCGCCGGCTCGCCCGCCGGCTGCGCGACGGCTGCGCGACGAACCCGGGCTGGCTCGGCGGGGTGTTCCCGGGCGACGACGCCGCCCTGACCGCCCTGGCCGCGGAGCCCGACGGCCCCGGATGGCGTTGGGAGACATGGCATCTCTATCCGGGCTACCCGCGCCCCGGTTCGGGCGGGACGGTCGTGCACACCACCAGCCGCTGGCACCCATGA
- a CDS encoding DUF4178 domain-containing protein: MGTLLIALAAVLFVTSIVVLVVALRRPKARPSGRQDPLSFASALPQFGPQQLGPGAIVSYGGVDYVVRGSVTYREGPFVWWEHLLEGGDQPLWFSVEDDDGRLELAMWVTRKDLVALQPGGDHVVDGVTFRESERGRAGYTTEGTTGLPPGGEMDFVDYANADESALLSFERWGPGMPWEVSTGKSVSTGELTVYPAPPPSSP; the protein is encoded by the coding sequence GTGGGGACTTTGCTGATAGCGCTGGCCGCGGTGCTATTTGTCACCTCCATCGTGGTGCTGGTCGTCGCGCTGCGCCGGCCCAAAGCCCGGCCCAGCGGACGTCAGGATCCGCTCTCGTTTGCCAGCGCCCTACCGCAATTCGGCCCGCAGCAGCTCGGGCCCGGCGCCATCGTCAGCTACGGCGGGGTGGACTACGTGGTCCGCGGGTCGGTCACCTACCGCGAAGGCCCGTTCGTGTGGTGGGAGCACCTGCTGGAAGGCGGCGACCAGCCGCTCTGGTTCAGCGTCGAAGACGACGACGGGCGCCTCGAGCTGGCCATGTGGGTCACCCGCAAGGACCTCGTCGCGCTGCAACCCGGCGGCGATCACGTGGTCGACGGTGTGACGTTCCGCGAGTCCGAACGCGGCCGCGCCGGCTACACCACCGAGGGCACGACGGGCCTGCCGCCCGGCGGCGAGATGGACTTCGTCGACTACGCGAACGCCGACGAAAGCGCGCTGCTGTCCTTCGAGCGCTGGGGCCCGGGCATGCCGTGGGAGGTTTCCACCGGCAAGTCCGTGTCGACCGGCGAGCTCACCGTTTACCCCGCGCCCCCACCCAGCTCGCCGTAG
- the ruvC gene encoding crossover junction endodeoxyribonuclease RuvC: MRVMGVDPGLTRCGLSVVEGRRGRQVVALDVDVVRTPSDQPAAQRLLAISDAVEHWLDTHQPDVLAIERVFSQLNVTTVMGTAQAGGVIAVAAARRGIDVHFHTPTEVKAAVTGNGAADKAQVTAMVTKILGLQAKPTPADAADALALAICHCWRAPMIARMAAAEALAAQHKRDYLAKVKAAR, encoded by the coding sequence GTGCGCGTGATGGGCGTCGATCCCGGGCTGACCCGGTGTGGGCTCTCGGTCGTCGAGGGGCGGCGCGGGCGGCAGGTCGTCGCGCTCGACGTCGACGTGGTGCGCACGCCGTCGGATCAACCGGCGGCCCAGCGGCTGCTCGCCATCAGCGACGCCGTCGAGCACTGGCTGGACACCCATCAGCCCGACGTGTTGGCCATCGAGCGGGTGTTCTCCCAGCTGAACGTGACGACGGTGATGGGCACCGCGCAGGCCGGCGGTGTGATCGCGGTGGCCGCCGCCAGACGCGGCATCGACGTGCATTTCCACACCCCCACCGAGGTCAAGGCCGCCGTCACCGGTAACGGTGCCGCCGACAAGGCGCAGGTTACCGCGATGGTCACCAAAATCCTTGGGCTGCAAGCCAAACCGACGCCGGCGGACGCCGCCGACGCGCTCGCCCTGGCGATCTGCCACTGCTGGCGAGCGCCGATGATCGCCCGCATGGCGGCCGCCGAAGCGCTGGCCGCGCAGCACAAGCGCGACTACCTGGCGAAAGTGAAGGCCGCCCGATGA
- the ruvA gene encoding Holliday junction branch migration protein RuvA yields the protein MISSVRGEVLEVALDHVVIEAAGVGYRVNATPATLATLRTGTEARLITAMIVREDSQTLYGFADHDTRDLFLTLLSVSGVGPRLAMATLAVHDAAALRQALADGDVAALTRVPGIGKRGAERMVVELRDKVGLVGAGASAPAVNGNAVRSPVVEALVGLGFAAKQAEEATDKVLATDHDASRSDVLRGALSLLGKAR from the coding sequence ATGATCTCCTCGGTGCGCGGCGAGGTCCTCGAGGTGGCGCTCGACCACGTGGTGATCGAGGCCGCCGGCGTCGGCTACCGCGTCAACGCGACGCCCGCCACGCTGGCCACGCTGCGAACCGGGACCGAGGCCCGGCTGATCACCGCGATGATCGTGCGCGAGGATTCGCAGACCCTGTACGGGTTCGCCGACCACGACACCCGCGACCTGTTCCTGACGCTGCTGTCGGTCTCGGGCGTGGGACCCCGGCTGGCCATGGCGACGCTGGCCGTGCACGACGCCGCGGCGCTGCGCCAGGCGCTGGCCGACGGCGACGTCGCCGCGCTGACCCGGGTGCCCGGCATCGGCAAACGCGGCGCCGAGCGCATGGTGGTGGAGCTGCGCGACAAGGTGGGCCTGGTCGGCGCCGGGGCGAGTGCGCCGGCGGTGAACGGCAACGCGGTGCGCAGCCCCGTCGTGGAAGCCCTTGTCGGCCTTGGCTTTGCGGCCAAGCAGGCCGAGGAGGCCACCGACAAGGTGCTCGCCACTGACCATGATGCGTCGAGGTCCGACGTGCTACGCGGCGCCCTGTCGCTGCTGGGGAAGGCGCGATGA
- the ruvB gene encoding Holliday junction branch migration DNA helicase RuvB produces the protein MSEDEYADREVSGALTVGEGDIDVSLRPRSLKEFIGQPRVREQLQLVIEGAKNRGGTPDHILLSGPPGLGKTSLAMIIAAELGSALRVTSGPALERAGDLAAMLSNLVEHDVLFIDEIHRIARPAEEMLYLAMEDFRVDVVVGKGPGATSIPLEVAPFTLVGATTRSGALTGPLRDRFGFTAHMDFYEPEELERVLARSAGILGIDLGAEAGAEIARRSRGTPRIANRLLRRVRDFAEVRADGVITRDVAKSALAVYDVDELGLDRLDRAVLSALTRSFGGGPVGVSTLAVAVGEEATTVEEVCEPFLVRAGMIARTPRGRVATAQAWTHLGMTPPAGVAGQPQQGLFD, from the coding sequence ATGAGCGAAGACGAGTATGCCGACCGGGAGGTCTCCGGTGCGCTGACCGTCGGCGAAGGGGACATCGACGTCAGCCTGCGGCCGCGCTCGCTGAAGGAGTTCATCGGGCAGCCGCGGGTGCGCGAACAGCTGCAGCTGGTCATCGAGGGGGCCAAGAACCGCGGCGGCACGCCGGACCACATCCTGCTGTCCGGGCCGCCGGGCCTGGGCAAGACGTCGCTGGCCATGATCATCGCCGCCGAGCTGGGGTCCGCGCTGCGGGTCACCTCCGGGCCGGCGCTGGAACGCGCGGGCGATTTGGCCGCGATGCTGTCCAACCTCGTCGAGCACGACGTGCTGTTCATCGACGAGATTCACCGCATCGCCCGGCCCGCCGAGGAAATGCTCTACCTGGCGATGGAGGACTTCCGGGTCGACGTGGTCGTCGGGAAAGGCCCTGGGGCGACGTCGATTCCGCTCGAGGTGGCGCCGTTCACGCTGGTCGGCGCGACCACCCGGTCCGGCGCGCTGACCGGCCCGCTGCGCGACCGGTTCGGCTTCACCGCGCACATGGATTTCTACGAACCCGAGGAGCTCGAGCGGGTGCTGGCCCGCTCCGCCGGGATTCTGGGCATCGACCTGGGCGCCGAGGCCGGCGCCGAGATCGCCCGCAGATCGCGGGGGACACCGCGGATCGCAAACCGGCTGCTGCGCCGGGTGCGTGACTTCGCCGAGGTGCGCGCCGACGGCGTCATCACCCGCGACGTCGCCAAGAGCGCGCTGGCCGTGTATGACGTCGACGAACTCGGCCTGGACCGGCTGGACCGGGCGGTGTTGAGCGCGCTGACCCGCAGCTTCGGCGGCGGCCCGGTCGGGGTGTCGACGCTGGCCGTGGCGGTCGGCGAGGAGGCCACCACCGTGGAGGAGGTGTGCGAGCCGTTTTTGGTGCGGGCCGGCATGATCGCGCGCACCCCGCGGGGCCGGGTGGCCACCGCGCAGGCCTGGACGCACCTGGGCATGACCCCGCCGGCCGGGGTCGCCGGCCAGCCGCAGCAGGGCCTGTTCGACTAG
- a CDS encoding MerR family transcriptional regulator produces the protein MLISELAARTNVPVPTIKFYLREGILMPGRTVSATRAHYDEWHARRIALIRALSARGLSIAQTKSIVGLIDDPQGSLFATLGAATAALTPPGDAAGDDDCPRARAALAAVDCVVPDDLPAVAQLERALADAEAAGLPMTEDRLRAYAPHVRAIAAYDIEQIPVEPAPAAFEAAIEYAVLGTLLYEPILAALRRVAHAEQAGRRLADR, from the coding sequence GTGCTGATTTCTGAGCTGGCAGCCCGGACGAATGTCCCGGTGCCGACCATCAAGTTTTACCTGCGGGAAGGCATTTTGATGCCGGGTCGGACGGTCAGCGCTACTCGCGCCCACTACGACGAGTGGCATGCCCGCCGGATCGCCCTGATCAGAGCTTTGTCGGCGCGCGGACTCTCGATAGCACAGACGAAGTCGATCGTCGGGCTCATCGACGATCCCCAAGGGTCATTGTTCGCCACGCTGGGCGCGGCGACGGCGGCGCTGACGCCGCCCGGCGACGCTGCGGGCGACGACGATTGCCCCCGGGCGCGCGCGGCGCTTGCCGCCGTCGACTGCGTGGTGCCCGACGATCTCCCCGCGGTAGCGCAACTCGAGCGGGCCCTGGCCGATGCCGAGGCCGCCGGCCTGCCCATGACCGAGGATCGATTGCGCGCCTACGCACCGCACGTCCGGGCCATCGCGGCCTACGACATCGAACAGATACCGGTGGAACCGGCTCCGGCGGCTTTTGAAGCGGCCATTGAGTACGCCGTGCTCGGCACCCTGCTGTACGAACCGATCCTCGCGGCGCTGCGTCGCGTCGCCCACGCTGAACAGGCCGGACGGCGCCTGGCCGACCGGTAA
- a CDS encoding DUF1304 domain-containing protein — protein sequence MITAALIFAGLAALLHVYIFTMESFTWTSPRTRKTFGTTPEEAETTKLLAFNQGFYNLFLAIVAGIGIVGIVMGHKTVGAALIFAGVGSMAAAAVVLLLSSPDKARSALIQGTFPAIATVLLAVGLLP from the coding sequence ATGATCACCGCCGCGCTGATATTCGCTGGGCTGGCCGCTTTGCTGCACGTCTACATCTTCACGATGGAGTCGTTCACCTGGACCTCGCCGCGAACGCGTAAGACGTTCGGCACCACCCCCGAGGAAGCCGAGACCACCAAACTGCTGGCCTTCAACCAGGGCTTCTACAACCTGTTTTTGGCGATCGTCGCGGGCATCGGCATCGTCGGAATAGTCATGGGGCACAAGACCGTTGGAGCCGCGCTCATCTTCGCCGGCGTGGGGTCGATGGCGGCGGCCGCGGTCGTGCTGCTGCTCTCGTCGCCGGATAAGGCGCGGTCGGCGTTGATCCAGGGCACGTTCCCGGCGATCGCGACCGTCCTGCTGGCCGTGGGGCTGCTTCCTTAA